Proteins from a genomic interval of Caulobacter rhizosphaerae:
- the flgA gene encoding flagellar basal body P-ring formation chaperone FlgA, whose product MKAFVPALAVLLIATPALAGQAVSLRSDTTDADGRITLGELFDGAGAASDVVVANRVGPSAVLEAGAVQIAARRAGLDWANSNGVRRIIVRQGSDSGVAGASRGNVEVLAYARSLATGELVQPEDLVWIKAAAGPSDAPRDADDLIGMTVKRPLRQGAAASLRDVSTPQVIKAGDIVAVTYEDDGVALTLQGKAMSAGAIGESLMVQNTASKKIIETVVTGPGSTAVGPQAMRLKANRNNTLRYAAR is encoded by the coding sequence ATGAAAGCGTTCGTTCCCGCCCTCGCCGTCCTGCTGATCGCCACCCCGGCCCTGGCCGGCCAGGCCGTCTCGCTGCGGTCCGACACCACCGACGCCGACGGCCGCATCACCCTGGGCGAGCTGTTCGACGGGGCCGGCGCGGCCTCGGACGTGGTAGTGGCCAACCGCGTGGGTCCCTCGGCTGTGCTCGAGGCCGGCGCGGTGCAGATCGCCGCCCGCCGGGCGGGGCTGGACTGGGCCAACAGCAACGGCGTGCGCAGGATCATCGTCCGCCAGGGTTCGGACAGCGGCGTGGCCGGCGCCTCGCGCGGCAATGTGGAAGTTCTTGCCTACGCCCGCAGCCTGGCGACTGGCGAACTGGTCCAGCCGGAAGACCTGGTCTGGATCAAAGCCGCGGCCGGCCCCTCGGACGCGCCGCGCGACGCCGACGACCTGATCGGCATGACCGTCAAACGCCCGCTGCGCCAGGGCGCGGCCGCCAGCCTGCGCGACGTCTCGACCCCGCAGGTGATCAAGGCGGGCGATATTGTCGCAGTCACCTATGAAGACGACGGCGTGGCGCTGACCTTGCAAGGCAAGGCGATGTCGGCGGGAGCCATCGGCGAGAGCCTGATGGTCCAGAACACCGCCAGCAAGAAGATCATCGAGACCGTGGTCACCGGACCCGGCTCGACCGCCGTCGGCCCGCAGGCGATGCGCCTGAAGGCCAACCGTAACAACACGCTGCGCTACGCCGCTCGCTGA
- the trxC gene encoding thioredoxin TrxC translates to MAETVNIVCPHCDATNRLPVQRDAKAAKCGRCAQPLFTGQPVDLTTARFRKHVVSSQIPIVADFWAAWCGPCKAIAPIFARSAAELEPRARFVKVDVDAEPALAQAYGVRGIPALFLFKDGKVAANQAGLPDAGFFRRWIDEHAPV, encoded by the coding sequence ATGGCCGAGACCGTCAACATCGTCTGCCCGCACTGCGACGCCACCAATCGCCTGCCGGTCCAGCGCGACGCCAAGGCGGCCAAGTGCGGCCGCTGCGCCCAGCCGCTGTTCACCGGCCAGCCGGTGGACCTGACCACCGCCCGCTTCCGCAAGCACGTCGTGAGCAGCCAGATCCCGATCGTCGCCGACTTCTGGGCGGCCTGGTGCGGACCGTGCAAGGCGATCGCCCCGATCTTCGCCCGCTCGGCCGCGGAGTTGGAGCCCCGCGCCCGCTTCGTGAAGGTCGATGTCGACGCCGAGCCCGCCTTGGCCCAGGCCTACGGCGTGCGCGGCATTCCCGCCCTGTTCCTGTTCAAGGACGGCAAGGTCGCCGCCAACCAGGCGGGCCTGCCTGACGCCGGCTTCTTCCGCCGCTGGATCGACGAACACGCGCCGGTCTGA
- a CDS encoding FadR/GntR family transcriptional regulator, which yields MTTSTAETRKLYQQVANAIAESIREGAFQPGHRLPSERDLAEEFRVSRPTVREAMIALEIRGLVEARHGSGVYVTEAAPAEVPAPELDIGAFELTEARRLIEGESCALAATTITDQELIDLEKILDDMVEENEHDVRGDLADRRFHVAIARATCNSALVTVIENLWDLRYKSPLCRAMLERARQVGVRPLIDDHQEILSALKARDPKTARNAMREHLGRVIDNLLTATEIDAMQQARSEVAARRSELARRSLI from the coding sequence ATGACCACGTCGACCGCAGAAACCCGTAAACTGTACCAGCAGGTCGCCAATGCGATCGCCGAATCGATCCGCGAGGGCGCGTTCCAGCCCGGGCATCGCCTGCCCTCCGAGCGGGACCTGGCCGAGGAATTCAGGGTCAGCCGGCCCACGGTGCGCGAGGCGATGATCGCGCTGGAAATCCGCGGCCTGGTCGAGGCCCGCCATGGCTCGGGCGTCTATGTCACCGAAGCCGCGCCCGCCGAGGTTCCCGCGCCCGAACTGGACATCGGCGCCTTCGAGCTGACCGAGGCCCGTCGCCTGATCGAGGGCGAGTCCTGCGCCCTGGCCGCCACCACCATCACCGATCAGGAGCTGATCGACCTCGAAAAGATCCTCGACGACATGGTCGAGGAGAACGAACACGACGTGCGCGGCGATCTGGCCGACCGCCGGTTCCACGTCGCCATCGCCCGGGCCACCTGCAACAGCGCCCTGGTCACCGTGATCGAGAACCTGTGGGACCTGCGCTACAAGTCGCCGCTATGCCGGGCGATGCTGGAGCGCGCGCGCCAGGTAGGCGTGCGGCCGCTGATCGACGACCACCAGGAAATCCTCAGCGCCCTGAAGGCCCGCGATCCCAAGACCGCCCGCAACGCCATGCGCGAGCACCTGGGCCGGGTGATCGACAACCTGCTGACCGCCACCGAGATCGACGCCATGCAGCAAGCCCGCAGCGAGGTCGCCGCCCGCCGCAGCGAGCTGGCGCGCCGTTCCCTGATCTGA
- a CDS encoding dicarboxylate/amino acid:cation symporter — protein MAQSQSPPSSPSKAKAGRFIGSFGVQVLVAMAVGLGLGLLARSLGPAEGQPGYGLAETLHQVGAIFVQLLRVLVPPLVFTAIVASIANLRELQNAARLVWRTLLWFAITALIAVAIGIALGLVLRPGDHAVVDLATAHAPRTTGSWLDFLTGLIPSNILGLQASTKIVDGAATTTASFNVLQILVLALVAGVAAIKVGPAGEGFLAFNASALAVVRKVLWWVIRLTPIGTVGLLGNAVAQYGWTTLGQLGAFVGAIYLGLGLVLFVVYPTILALNGLNPLRFFAGAWPAIQLGFVSRSSIGTLPVTEALTETRLGVPRAYAAFAVPLGATTKMDGCAAIYPAVAAIFIAQFYHLPLQLTDYGLIVFVSVLGSAATAGLTGAVVMLTLTLSTLGLPLEGVGLLLAIDPILDMGRTAVNVAGQALVPTIVAKREGILDEAVFNAPPREVGADEAVPA, from the coding sequence ATGGCCCAGTCCCAGAGTCCTCCGTCCTCGCCGTCCAAGGCGAAAGCCGGCCGCTTCATCGGCAGTTTCGGCGTCCAGGTGCTGGTCGCCATGGCGGTCGGCCTGGGGCTGGGGCTGCTGGCCCGGTCGCTGGGGCCGGCCGAGGGACAGCCGGGGTATGGCCTGGCCGAGACCCTGCATCAGGTGGGCGCGATCTTCGTCCAGCTGCTGCGGGTGCTGGTGCCGCCGCTGGTGTTCACCGCGATCGTCGCCAGCATCGCCAACCTGCGCGAGCTGCAGAACGCCGCGCGGCTGGTCTGGCGCACCCTGCTGTGGTTTGCGATCACCGCCCTGATCGCCGTGGCCATTGGCATCGCGCTGGGCCTGGTCCTGCGGCCCGGCGACCACGCCGTGGTCGACCTGGCGACCGCCCACGCCCCGCGCACCACCGGTTCGTGGCTCGACTTCCTGACGGGCCTGATCCCGTCCAACATCCTGGGCCTGCAGGCCTCGACCAAGATCGTCGACGGCGCGGCCACGACGACGGCTTCGTTCAACGTGCTGCAGATCCTGGTCCTGGCCCTGGTGGCCGGGGTGGCGGCGATCAAGGTCGGGCCGGCCGGCGAAGGCTTCCTGGCCTTCAACGCCTCGGCCCTGGCGGTCGTGCGCAAGGTGCTGTGGTGGGTGATCCGCCTGACGCCGATCGGCACCGTCGGCCTGCTGGGCAACGCCGTGGCCCAGTACGGCTGGACCACCCTGGGCCAGCTGGGCGCGTTCGTCGGCGCGATCTATCTCGGCCTGGGTCTGGTGCTCTTCGTGGTCTATCCGACGATCCTGGCGCTGAACGGCCTGAACCCGCTGCGGTTCTTCGCCGGCGCCTGGCCCGCCATCCAACTGGGCTTCGTCTCGCGGTCGTCGATCGGGACCCTGCCGGTGACCGAGGCCCTGACCGAGACCCGCCTGGGCGTTCCGCGCGCCTACGCCGCCTTCGCCGTGCCGCTGGGTGCAACCACCAAGATGGACGGCTGCGCGGCGATCTATCCGGCGGTGGCCGCCATCTTCATCGCCCAGTTCTACCATCTGCCGCTGCAACTGACCGACTATGGCCTGATCGTCTTCGTGTCGGTGCTGGGTTCCGCCGCGACGGCGGGCCTGACGGGGGCGGTGGTGATGCTGACCCTGACCCTGTCAACGCTTGGCCTGCCGCTGGAAGGCGTGGGCCTGCTGCTCGCCATCGACCCGATCCTCGACATGGGCCGCACGGCGGTCAATGTCGCCGGCCAGGCCCTGGTGCCGACCATCGTCGCCAAGCGTGAAGGCATCCTGGACGAGGCGGTCTTCAACGCTCCGCCGCGCGAGGTTGGGGCGGACGAGGCGGTTCCGGCTTAA
- the flgF gene encoding flagellar basal-body rod protein FlgF: MDNALYVGLSRQMTLRRELDIVANNIANANTTGFKVEELMVRTEPAKPARTAGGANPVKFVLDDGVARDFGQGALTQTGGDFDLALEGQGFFKVSTAGGERYTRDGRFTMNPDGKLVTQNGQPVLDDGGGEILLDPLKGPVTIARDGTVSQGAERSGKIAVVRPTDLASFRKDGDNLYRNTTNDTPQAAPDAMIHQGMLEASNVQSITQITKLIEVSRAYESVAKMMDQTSELSRSAVERLGKPQ; encoded by the coding sequence ATGGACAACGCACTTTATGTGGGACTTTCGCGGCAGATGACCCTGCGCCGCGAGCTCGACATCGTGGCCAACAACATCGCCAACGCCAACACGACCGGCTTCAAGGTCGAGGAGCTGATGGTCCGCACCGAGCCGGCGAAACCGGCCCGCACCGCCGGCGGCGCGAACCCGGTGAAGTTCGTGCTGGACGACGGCGTGGCGCGCGACTTCGGCCAGGGCGCCCTGACCCAGACCGGCGGCGACTTCGACCTGGCCCTGGAAGGCCAGGGCTTCTTCAAGGTCTCCACGGCCGGCGGCGAGCGCTACACCCGCGACGGCCGCTTCACGATGAACCCCGACGGCAAGCTGGTCACCCAGAACGGCCAGCCCGTGCTGGACGACGGCGGCGGCGAGATCCTGCTGGACCCGCTGAAGGGCCCGGTCACCATCGCCCGCGACGGCACGGTCAGCCAGGGCGCCGAGCGCTCCGGCAAGATCGCCGTGGTGCGTCCGACCGACCTCGCCAGCTTCCGCAAGGACGGCGACAACCTCTATCGCAACACCACCAACGACACCCCCCAGGCCGCCCCGGACGCCATGATCCACCAGGGCATGCTGGAAGCCTCCAACGTCCAGTCGATCACCCAGATCACCAAGCTGATCGAGGTCAGCCGCGCCTACGAGAGCGTGGCCAAGATGATGGACCAAACCTCGGAACTGTCCCGGAGCGCCGTCGAGCGCCTGGGCAAGCCGCAGTAA
- a CDS encoding PQQ-dependent sugar dehydrogenase yields the protein MPKAHHAVLIAAPVALLLAACGAGPALPPEQGYGPNPALPAARKQTIPVMKIAPAVGWAGGQTPDAAPGFVATALVRGLDHPRWLYVLPNGDVLIAETNAPPKPEDGKGLKGWFQKIIMKRAGATPPSANRITLVRDADDDGTLEVRTTFLSGLHSPFGMALVGDTFYVADSDALLAFPYQAGQTRITAPPRKIADLPAGPINHHWTKNVIASPDGGKLYVTVGSNSNVGENGMAAEERRAAILEIDPATGSSRVFASGLRNPNGMGWQPQSRALWTSVNERDEIGNDLVPDYMTSVRDGGFYGWPYSYYGQTVDTRVKPQRPDLVAKAIKPDYALGAHTASLGLTFYDADAFPPRYKGGAFIGQHGSWNRKPVSGYRVVFVPFANGKPSGPAEPFLTGFLDAKGQALGRPVGVAVDKFGALLVADDVGNTVWRVAANTPPPAPKPAPLQSETNK from the coding sequence ATGCCCAAAGCCCATCATGCCGTGCTGATCGCCGCTCCCGTCGCCTTGCTGCTGGCGGCCTGCGGCGCCGGGCCGGCCTTGCCGCCCGAGCAGGGCTACGGCCCCAATCCCGCCCTGCCCGCCGCCAGGAAGCAGACGATCCCGGTGATGAAGATCGCCCCGGCGGTCGGCTGGGCCGGCGGCCAGACGCCGGACGCCGCGCCCGGCTTCGTGGCCACCGCCCTGGTCCGCGGCCTGGACCATCCCCGCTGGCTCTATGTACTGCCCAATGGCGACGTCCTGATCGCCGAGACCAACGCCCCGCCCAAGCCCGAGGATGGCAAGGGCCTCAAGGGCTGGTTCCAGAAGATCATCATGAAGCGAGCCGGCGCGACCCCGCCCTCGGCCAACCGCATCACCCTGGTGCGCGACGCCGACGACGACGGAACGCTGGAGGTCCGCACGACCTTCCTGTCGGGCCTGCATTCGCCGTTCGGCATGGCCCTGGTGGGCGACACCTTCTATGTCGCCGACAGCGACGCCCTGCTGGCCTTCCCCTATCAGGCCGGCCAGACCCGGATCACCGCTCCGCCCCGCAAGATCGCCGACCTGCCCGCCGGACCGATCAACCATCACTGGACCAAGAACGTGATCGCCAGCCCGGATGGCGGGAAGCTGTACGTGACCGTCGGCTCCAACAGCAATGTCGGCGAGAACGGCATGGCCGCCGAGGAACGCCGCGCGGCGATCCTGGAGATCGATCCTGCCACCGGCTCCAGCCGAGTCTTCGCCTCGGGGCTTCGCAACCCCAACGGCATGGGCTGGCAACCGCAGAGCCGCGCCCTGTGGACCAGCGTCAACGAGCGCGACGAGATCGGCAATGACCTGGTCCCCGACTACATGACCTCGGTCCGGGACGGCGGCTTCTACGGCTGGCCCTACAGCTACTACGGCCAGACTGTGGATACGCGCGTGAAGCCTCAGCGCCCCGACCTTGTGGCCAAGGCGATCAAGCCGGACTACGCCCTGGGCGCCCACACCGCCTCCCTGGGCCTGACCTTCTATGACGCCGACGCCTTTCCGCCCCGCTACAAGGGCGGCGCCTTCATCGGCCAGCACGGTTCATGGAACCGCAAGCCGGTCAGCGGCTATCGGGTGGTCTTCGTGCCGTTCGCGAATGGCAAGCCATCCGGTCCCGCCGAGCCGTTCCTGACCGGCTTCCTCGACGCCAAGGGCCAGGCCTTGGGACGACCCGTCGGCGTGGCGGTCGACAAGTTCGGCGCGTTGCTGGTGGCCGACGATGTCGGCAACACCGTGTGGCGGGTCGCGGCCAACACGCCGCCCCCGGCTCCGAAACCCGCGCCCTTGCAGTCCGAAACCAACAAATAG
- a CDS encoding GlsB/YeaQ/YmgE family stress response membrane protein: protein MSILAWIVLGLVAGFIASKLVSRSGGSLVVDLVLGIVGAVVGGFLFNQFGSAGVTGLNLYSLLVAVIGAVVVLAIYHAFTGRRAL from the coding sequence ATGTCTATTCTTGCGTGGATCGTGCTCGGCCTCGTGGCCGGCTTCATCGCCAGTAAGCTCGTCAGCCGCAGCGGCGGCAGCCTGGTGGTGGACCTGGTGCTCGGGATCGTCGGCGCCGTGGTGGGCGGGTTCCTGTTCAACCAGTTCGGTTCCGCCGGCGTCACCGGCCTGAACCTCTACAGCCTGCTGGTCGCCGTCATCGGCGCGGTCGTCGTCCTGGCGATCTACCACGCCTTCACCGGCCGCCGAGCGCTCTGA
- the manD gene encoding D-mannonate dehydratase ManD: MLKIIDAKVIVTCPGRNFVTLKITTSDGVTGVGDATLNGRELAVVSYLRDHMIPCLIGRDAHRIEDIWQFFYRGSYWRGGPVAMSALAAVDMALWDIKGKVAGLPVYQMLGGACREGVTVYGHANGETIEDTIAEAVKYKGLGYKAIRLQTGVPGLASTYGVSGDKMFYEPADADLPTENVWSTAKYLNHAPKLFEKAREVLGWDVHLLHDVHHRLTPIEAARLGKDLEPYRLFWLEDAVPAENQAGFRLIRQHTTTPLAVGEIFSHVWDANILIQEQLIDYLRATVLHAGGITNLKKIAAFADLHHVKTGCHGATDLSPITMAAALHFDMSIPNFGLQEYMRHTPETDAVFPHGYTFKEGMLHPGERPGLGVDIDEILAEQYPYKRAYLPVNRLEDGTMFNW; encoded by the coding sequence ATGCTCAAGATCATCGACGCCAAGGTCATCGTCACCTGCCCCGGGCGGAACTTCGTCACCCTGAAGATCACCACCTCGGACGGCGTCACCGGTGTCGGCGACGCTACGCTCAATGGACGGGAACTGGCGGTGGTCAGCTATCTGCGCGACCACATGATCCCCTGCCTGATCGGCCGCGACGCCCACCGGATCGAGGACATCTGGCAATTCTTCTATCGCGGCTCGTACTGGCGCGGCGGCCCCGTGGCCATGAGCGCCCTGGCCGCGGTCGACATGGCCCTGTGGGACATCAAGGGCAAGGTCGCCGGCCTGCCGGTCTACCAGATGCTGGGCGGCGCCTGCCGCGAGGGCGTCACGGTCTATGGCCACGCCAATGGCGAGACCATCGAGGACACCATCGCCGAGGCGGTGAAGTACAAGGGCCTGGGCTACAAGGCCATCCGCCTGCAGACCGGCGTGCCGGGACTGGCCAGCACCTACGGGGTGTCGGGCGACAAGATGTTCTACGAGCCGGCCGACGCCGACCTGCCCACCGAGAACGTCTGGTCGACGGCCAAGTATCTGAACCATGCGCCCAAGCTGTTCGAAAAGGCCCGCGAGGTGCTGGGCTGGGACGTCCACCTGCTGCACGACGTCCACCATCGCCTGACGCCGATCGAAGCGGCCCGGCTGGGCAAGGATCTGGAGCCCTACCGCCTGTTCTGGCTGGAGGACGCTGTACCCGCCGAGAACCAGGCCGGCTTCCGCCTGATACGCCAGCACACCACCACCCCGCTGGCGGTCGGCGAGATCTTCAGCCACGTCTGGGACGCCAACATCTTGATCCAGGAACAGCTGATCGACTACCTGCGGGCCACGGTGCTGCACGCCGGCGGCATCACCAACCTGAAGAAGATCGCCGCCTTCGCCGATCTGCACCACGTCAAGACCGGCTGCCACGGCGCCACGGACCTGTCGCCGATCACCATGGCCGCGGCCCTGCATTTCGACATGTCGATCCCCAACTTCGGCCTGCAGGAGTACATGCGCCACACGCCGGAGACCGACGCGGTCTTCCCGCACGGCTACACCTTCAAGGAAGGCATGCTGCATCCGGGCGAGCGGCCGGGCCTGGGCGTCGACATCGACGAGATCCTGGCCGAGCAATATCCCTACAAGCGCGCCTACCTGCCGGTGAACCGGCTGGAGGACGGGACCATGTTCAACTGGTGA
- the fliL gene encoding flagellar basal body-associated protein FliL — MANKPPKDAPAPEGEEGAAEGEAPAKKKPPMMIIIAAAAAVVLIGGGVTGFLLLKPKPDAHGEAGHEKPKKKEKKKEEKGGHGGGGEGAAPVAGAPVIKEGPDGVVFYTLPDIVVNMQAADGKSTFLKLKLTFELPDEETAEALTPNLPRLQDMFQTFLRELRPEDLNGSQGSYQLRAELLRRVNLVAAPSKVNAVLIEEMLIN; from the coding sequence GTGGCCAACAAACCCCCCAAGGACGCTCCCGCCCCGGAAGGCGAAGAGGGCGCCGCCGAGGGCGAAGCTCCGGCTAAGAAGAAGCCGCCGATGATGATCATCATCGCGGCCGCGGCGGCCGTGGTGCTGATCGGCGGCGGCGTGACCGGGTTCCTGCTGCTGAAGCCCAAGCCCGACGCCCACGGCGAGGCGGGCCACGAAAAGCCGAAGAAGAAAGAGAAGAAGAAGGAAGAAAAGGGCGGCCACGGCGGGGGCGGCGAGGGCGCCGCGCCCGTGGCAGGCGCGCCGGTAATCAAGGAAGGCCCCGACGGCGTGGTGTTCTACACCCTGCCGGACATCGTCGTGAACATGCAGGCCGCCGACGGCAAGTCGACCTTCCTGAAGCTGAAGCTGACCTTCGAACTGCCCGACGAGGAAACGGCCGAGGCCCTGACGCCGAACCTTCCGCGTCTGCAGGACATGTTCCAGACCTTCCTGCGCGAGCTGCGTCCGGAAGACCTCAACGGCAGCCAGGGCAGCTATCAGCTGCGCGCCGAGCTGCTGCGTCGCGTTAATCTGGTCGCCGCGCCCTCCAAGGTGAACGCGGTGCTGATCGAGGAGATGCTGATCAACTAG
- the flgH gene encoding flagellar basal body L-ring protein FlgH — MMRPALAALLLLAPLAACSTVKEAVKGPELAPVGYPAQLAPMTQQYVASPQPASANSLWRTGARTFFNDQRASKVGDILTVNIDIDDSATTKNQTATSRASNSSLGVPNFLGLESSLGKVLPGGFDPSNMINTKSGTSNAGAGSVNRSEKISLTIAAVVSGVMPNGNLVIQGTQEVRTNAEVRQLTVAGIVRPEDISSANTIKHTQIAEARISYGGRGDISRVQKTPAGQSLVEKFSPF; from the coding sequence CTGATGCGCCCCGCCCTCGCCGCCCTCCTGCTGCTCGCCCCGCTCGCCGCCTGCTCGACCGTCAAGGAAGCGGTGAAGGGTCCGGAGCTGGCGCCCGTCGGCTATCCGGCCCAACTGGCGCCGATGACCCAGCAATATGTCGCCTCTCCCCAGCCGGCCTCGGCCAACTCGCTGTGGCGCACGGGCGCGCGCACCTTCTTCAACGACCAGCGCGCCAGCAAGGTCGGCGACATCCTGACCGTCAACATCGACATCGACGACAGCGCCACCACCAAGAACCAGACCGCCACCTCGCGCGCCTCCAACAGCTCGCTGGGCGTGCCGAACTTCCTGGGCCTGGAGTCCAGCCTGGGGAAGGTTCTGCCGGGCGGCTTCGACCCGTCCAACATGATCAACACCAAGTCGGGCACGTCCAACGCCGGCGCCGGTTCGGTGAATCGTTCGGAAAAGATCAGCCTGACCATCGCCGCCGTCGTCTCGGGCGTGATGCCCAACGGCAACCTGGTGATCCAGGGCACCCAGGAAGTGCGCACCAACGCCGAAGTGCGGCAACTGACCGTCGCCGGCATCGTGCGGCCGGAAGACATCTCGTCGGCCAACACCATCAAGCACACCCAGATCGCCGAAGCCCGCATCAGCTACGGCGGCCGCGGCGACATCAGCCGCGTCCAGAAGACCCCGGCCGGCCAGTCGCTGGTCGAGAAGTTCTCGCCGTTCTAA
- a CDS encoding CinA family protein yields the protein MAEALDPILPPDIDELTRAVLEAACARELTLATAESCTGGLLASLLTDVPGCSHAFDRGFVVYTDDAKIALLDVPPSLLPHGGSVSQPTAIAMADGAIKRSKADVAVSITGWAEEVGDPERPGGLVHFACARRGGYTHHRQAQFGDIGRGPLRIECLRVALKMLQQAVAL from the coding sequence ATGGCCGAGGCGCTTGATCCGATCCTGCCACCGGACATAGACGAACTGACGCGGGCGGTCCTGGAGGCCGCCTGCGCGCGCGAACTGACCCTGGCGACGGCGGAAAGCTGCACCGGAGGCCTGCTGGCCTCGCTGCTGACCGACGTGCCGGGATGCTCGCACGCGTTCGACCGGGGGTTCGTGGTCTATACCGACGACGCCAAGATCGCGTTGCTCGACGTGCCGCCGTCGCTCCTGCCGCACGGCGGCTCGGTCTCGCAGCCGACGGCGATCGCCATGGCGGACGGGGCGATCAAGCGATCGAAGGCGGACGTGGCGGTGTCGATCACCGGCTGGGCCGAGGAGGTCGGCGATCCCGAGCGGCCGGGCGGCCTGGTCCACTTCGCCTGCGCGCGCCGCGGCGGCTATACCCACCATCGCCAGGCCCAGTTCGGCGACATCGGCCGTGGACCGCTGCGGATCGAGTGCCTGCGCGTGGCGCTGAAGATGCTGCAGCAGGCGGTGGCGCTCTGA
- a CDS encoding hemerythrin domain-containing protein: protein MATSAKSSSTKAKSAKPRRTRRTGRRDPLAITLLKKDHREVEGWFDEYEQLEEEPEKLALFNKIALALKVHTRIEEEIFYPEERGEIEDDMLDEAYVEHDGAKKLIAEIEAMQPSDEFYDAKVKVLGEYIKHHVKEEEQPGGIFAQAKKGDEDLEAMGERLKARKEELMAELGGKQPN, encoded by the coding sequence ATGGCGACCTCCGCCAAGAGCTCATCGACCAAGGCCAAGTCCGCCAAGCCTCGCCGCACGCGCCGCACCGGTCGCCGCGATCCGTTGGCGATCACCCTTCTGAAGAAGGACCACCGCGAGGTCGAAGGCTGGTTCGACGAATATGAACAGCTGGAGGAGGAGCCCGAGAAGCTGGCGCTCTTCAACAAGATCGCGCTGGCCCTCAAGGTCCACACCCGGATCGAGGAGGAGATCTTCTATCCGGAGGAGCGCGGCGAGATCGAGGACGACATGCTGGACGAGGCCTATGTCGAGCATGACGGCGCCAAGAAGCTGATCGCCGAGATCGAGGCGATGCAGCCCAGCGACGAATTCTACGACGCCAAGGTCAAGGTGCTGGGCGAGTACATCAAGCACCACGTCAAGGAAGAAGAGCAGCCCGGCGGCATCTTCGCCCAGGCCAAGAAGGGCGACGAGGATCTCGAGGCCATGGGCGAACGCCTGAAGGCCCGCAAGGAAGAGCTGATGGCCGAACTCGGCGGAAAACAGCCGAACTGA
- the flgG gene encoding flagellar basal-body rod protein FlgG: protein MQALRTAATGMSAQQLNVEVISNNIANMNTVGFKRQRAEFQDLIYQTIERAGSQSSSDGNVVPTGVQIGGGVKAGSVYRIHEQGTPTMTNNEFDVAIQGKGFLQILLPSGETAYTRAGNFSTNDQGQIVTEDGYTVQPGITIPQNAVSTTISKTGLVQVKLDGDPTPQTVGQIELANFMNEGGLEAIGDNMFMETAASGAANIAAPGQPGFGTLLQNYTEASNVDSVSEITALIVAQRAYEMNSKVITTADQMLQATSNLRS, encoded by the coding sequence ATGCAAGCGCTTCGCACCGCCGCGACCGGCATGTCGGCCCAACAGCTGAACGTCGAGGTCATCTCCAACAACATCGCCAACATGAACACCGTCGGCTTCAAGCGCCAGCGGGCCGAGTTCCAGGACCTGATCTACCAGACCATCGAGCGGGCCGGCTCGCAGTCGTCCAGCGACGGCAACGTGGTGCCGACGGGCGTGCAGATCGGCGGCGGCGTGAAGGCCGGGTCGGTCTATCGTATCCACGAGCAGGGCACCCCGACCATGACGAACAACGAGTTCGACGTGGCCATCCAGGGCAAGGGCTTCCTGCAAATCCTGCTGCCCTCGGGCGAGACCGCCTACACCCGGGCCGGCAACTTCTCGACCAACGACCAGGGCCAGATCGTCACCGAGGACGGCTACACCGTCCAGCCGGGCATCACGATCCCGCAGAACGCCGTCTCGACCACGATCAGCAAGACCGGCCTGGTGCAGGTCAAGCTCGACGGCGACCCGACCCCGCAGACGGTCGGCCAGATCGAACTGGCCAACTTCATGAACGAAGGCGGCCTGGAAGCCATCGGCGACAACATGTTCATGGAAACCGCGGCCTCGGGCGCGGCCAACATCGCCGCCCCCGGCCAGCCGGGCTTCGGCACGCTGCTGCAGAACTACACCGAGGCCAGCAACGTCGACTCGGTCAGCGAGATCACCGCCCTGATCGTCGCCCAGCGCGCCTACGAGATGAACTCCAAGGTCATCACCACGGCCGATCAGATGCTTCAAGCCACGTCGAACCTGAGGTCATAA